In the genome of Desulfuromonas sp. DDH964, one region contains:
- the rpsH gene encoding 30S ribosomal protein S8: MAMTDPIADLLTRIRNAGMAKHQKLDMPSSNLKVAVAAVLKDLGYIKNFKTVSDDKQGVLRIYLKFDGDNQHVIHEIKRVSTPGCRVYVGKDEIPRVKNGLGAAILSTSQGVMDDGAARQAQVGGEIICTIW, encoded by the coding sequence ATGGCAATGACTGATCCGATCGCGGATTTGCTGACTCGCATCCGTAACGCGGGGATGGCCAAGCACCAGAAGCTCGACATGCCTTCCTCCAACCTCAAGGTGGCGGTGGCGGCGGTGCTGAAGGACCTCGGCTATATCAAGAATTTCAAGACCGTCAGCGACGACAAGCAGGGCGTGCTGCGGATCTACCTCAAGTTTGACGGCGACAACCAGCACGTCATTCACGAGATCAAGCGGGTGTCGACGCCCGGTTGCCGGGTCTATGTCGGCAAGGACGAGATTCCGCGGGTCAAGAATGGTCTCGGTGCGGCGATCCTCTCCACCTCCCAGGGGGTGATGGATGACGGCGCGGCCCGCCAGGCCCAGGTCGGCGGCGAAATCATCTGCACCATCTGGTAA
- the rplF gene encoding 50S ribosomal protein L6: MSRIGKQPIAIPSGVKVALSGETISVQGPGGSLQRTLCSGVNVAVEADRILVSSAPDAINNARQGLIRTLIANMVEGVTKGFSRVLEINGVGYRAELKGPILNLSLGYSHPVDYPLPKGITVEVEKQTKITVKGIDKELVGATAAKIRSFREPEPYKGKGIKYADERILRKAGKTGKK; the protein is encoded by the coding sequence ATGTCTCGTATCGGCAAACAGCCCATCGCGATTCCCTCGGGGGTGAAGGTCGCCCTCTCCGGAGAAACGATTTCCGTCCAGGGCCCCGGCGGCAGCCTGCAGCGTACCCTCTGTTCCGGCGTCAACGTCGCCGTCGAAGCCGACCGCATCCTGGTCAGCTCCGCTCCCGACGCGATCAACAACGCCCGCCAGGGGTTGATCCGGACCCTGATCGCCAACATGGTCGAAGGGGTGACCAAGGGGTTCTCCCGCGTCCTCGAGATCAACGGCGTCGGTTACCGCGCCGAGCTCAAGGGCCCGATCCTCAACCTCAGCCTCGGCTACTCACACCCGGTCGACTATCCCCTGCCGAAGGGGATCACGGTCGAGGTCGAGAAGCAGACCAAGATCACCGTCAAGGGGATCGACAAGGAACTGGTCGGCGCCACCGCGGCCAAGATCCGCTCCTTCCGGGAGCCCGAGCCCTACAAGGGCAAGGGGATCAAGTACGCCGACGAGCGGATTCTGCGCAAAGCCGGCAAGACCGGTAAAAAATAA
- the rplR gene encoding 50S ribosomal protein L18, whose translation MNVAQSRRQARLKRQVRVRRKVHGTESRPRLCIFRSAKHIYAQIIEDASGRTLITASTVVKGDAEGVSYTGNIEAAKAIGAAIAKKALAQNINQVVFDRNGFLYHGRVKALADAAREAGLSF comes from the coding sequence GTGAACGTTGCACAGAGCAGGCGTCAGGCGCGCCTGAAGCGCCAGGTGAGGGTTCGCCGCAAGGTCCACGGGACCGAGTCGCGCCCGCGCCTGTGCATCTTCCGCAGCGCCAAACACATCTACGCCCAGATTATCGAGGATGCCAGCGGCCGCACCCTGATCACCGCCTCCACCGTCGTCAAGGGGGATGCCGAAGGGGTGAGCTACACCGGGAATATCGAAGCGGCCAAGGCGATCGGCGCCGCTATTGCCAAGAAGGCGCTGGCCCAGAACATCAACCAGGTGGTCTTTGACCGCAACGGGTTCCTCTACCACGGCCGGGTCAAGGCCCTCGCCGATGCGGCCCGTGAAGCTGGCCTGTCTTTCTAA
- the rpsE gene encoding 30S ribosomal protein S5, translated as MLRIDANELNLNDRVIHINRCAKVVKGGRRFSFSALVVVGDGQGYVGYGLGKAKEVPEAIRKGVEQAKKNLIRVPLKDRTIPFDVLGKFGAGKVLLKSASAGTGVIAGGAARAVLEVAGIGDILSKCLGSNNPHNVVKATVNALSQLKSAEEIMERRGLNVAAAAE; from the coding sequence TTGCTTCGCATCGATGCTAACGAACTGAACCTGAACGACCGGGTGATCCACATCAACCGGTGCGCCAAGGTCGTCAAAGGTGGCCGCCGCTTCAGCTTCTCCGCCCTGGTGGTGGTGGGTGACGGCCAGGGATATGTCGGCTACGGTCTGGGTAAGGCCAAGGAAGTGCCCGAGGCGATCCGCAAGGGGGTCGAGCAGGCCAAGAAGAACCTGATCCGGGTACCGCTCAAGGACCGGACCATCCCCTTCGACGTGCTCGGCAAGTTCGGTGCCGGCAAGGTGCTGCTCAAGTCGGCCTCGGCCGGTACCGGTGTCATCGCCGGTGGCGCCGCCCGTGCCGTCCTCGAAGTGGCCGGGATTGGCGACATTCTCTCCAAGTGCCTGGGTTCCAACAACCCGCACAACGTCGTCAAGGCGACCGTCAACGCCCTCTCCCAGCTCAAGAGCGCAGAGGAAATCATGGAGCGCCGGGGACTGAATGTCGCCGCCGCTGCCGAGTAA
- the rpmD gene encoding 50S ribosomal protein L30 — protein MAEIKITLKKSGIARPEYFTRVLKGLGLTRLHQTVVLKDTPEIRGMVRKVAHMVAVEE, from the coding sequence ATGGCCGAAATCAAGATTACCCTGAAGAAGAGCGGCATCGCCCGCCCCGAATATTTCACCCGCGTACTCAAGGGCCTCGGGTTGACCCGGCTCCACCAGACGGTGGTGCTCAAGGACACTCCTGAGATCCGCGGCATGGTCCGCAAGGTCGCGCACATGGTCGCGGTCGAGGAATAG
- the rplO gene encoding 50S ribosomal protein L15: MDLSNLQPAIGSTKNRKRLGRGPGTGQGKTSGKGHKGQKARSGGSIKAGFEGGQMPLQRRLPKRGFTPLSKKVYALVNLHDIAQFEAGSVIDLEALGKVGLINQIYDGVKILGDGELTVALTVKAHKFSKSAAEKIAAAGGQAEVI; encoded by the coding sequence ATGGATCTGAGCAATCTGCAACCGGCAATCGGTTCGACCAAAAACAGGAAACGTCTCGGCCGCGGTCCCGGTACCGGCCAGGGGAAGACCTCCGGCAAGGGGCACAAGGGGCAGAAAGCACGCTCCGGCGGCAGCATCAAGGCCGGCTTCGAGGGGGGCCAGATGCCGCTGCAGCGGCGCCTCCCCAAACGCGGCTTCACCCCGCTGTCGAAGAAGGTGTACGCCCTCGTCAACCTGCATGACATCGCCCAGTTCGAGGCCGGCAGCGTGATCGATCTGGAAGCCCTCGGCAAGGTCGGGCTGATCAACCAGATCTACGATGGCGTCAAAATTCTCGGGGACGGCGAACTGACCGTTGCCCTCACCGTCAAGGCGCACAAATTCAGCAAGTCGGCCGCTGAGAAGATCGCCGCGGCCGGCGGCCAAGCCGAGGTTATCTAG
- the secY gene encoding preprotein translocase subunit SecY: protein MFASLQNIFAIPELRRRILFTLGMLAVYRVGCHVPTPGIDATVLAKFFEGTSGTLLGLVSAFTGGALERMTVFALGIMPYISASIILQLLTVVFEPVERLSKEGEQGRKTITRWTRYGTVALSVIQGAGIAVGLQSMRGPAGELVVPNQGFGFILLTVITLTAGTAFIMWLGEQITERGIGNGISLIIFAGIIANLPSAVVNSVRLLQTGALSPVVMLVILAAMVAVIWAIIFMERGQRRVPIHYAKRVVGMRSYGGQTSHLPLKINMSGVIPPIFASSIIMFPATVANLVDVPWVQSIAAMMTPSHWLYNVFFVAFIIFFCYFYTAVTFNPVDVADNVKKQGGYIPGIRPGKATAEYIDTTLSRLTFAGAIYVSAVCVLPTILIGQFNVPFFFGGTSLLIVVGVGLDTASQIEAHLISRSYEGFMKGVTIKGRRG, encoded by the coding sequence GTGTTCGCGAGCCTGCAGAACATCTTCGCCATTCCGGAGCTGCGCCGCCGCATCCTCTTCACCCTGGGGATGCTTGCCGTCTACCGCGTCGGCTGTCATGTGCCGACCCCGGGAATCGACGCCACGGTGCTCGCCAAGTTCTTCGAGGGGACCTCGGGAACCCTGCTCGGCCTCGTCTCCGCCTTCACCGGCGGCGCGCTGGAGCGGATGACCGTCTTCGCCCTCGGGATCATGCCCTACATCAGCGCCTCGATTATCCTGCAGCTGCTGACCGTCGTCTTTGAACCGGTCGAGCGGCTCTCGAAAGAAGGGGAGCAGGGGCGCAAGACCATCACCCGCTGGACCCGCTACGGGACGGTGGCACTGTCGGTCATTCAGGGCGCCGGGATCGCCGTCGGTCTGCAGTCGATGCGCGGCCCGGCCGGGGAACTGGTCGTCCCCAATCAGGGCTTCGGCTTCATTCTCCTCACCGTCATCACTCTGACCGCCGGCACCGCCTTCATCATGTGGCTCGGTGAGCAGATCACCGAACGCGGCATCGGCAACGGCATCTCGCTGATCATCTTCGCCGGCATCATCGCCAACCTGCCGTCGGCGGTGGTCAACTCGGTGCGGCTGCTGCAGACCGGGGCGCTGTCGCCGGTGGTGATGCTGGTGATCCTCGCCGCCATGGTCGCCGTCATCTGGGCGATCATCTTCATGGAGCGCGGCCAGCGCCGGGTACCGATCCACTACGCCAAGCGCGTGGTCGGCATGCGCAGCTACGGCGGCCAGACCAGCCACCTGCCGCTGAAGATCAACATGAGCGGCGTTATCCCGCCGATCTTCGCCAGCTCGATCATCATGTTCCCGGCGACGGTGGCCAACCTGGTCGACGTCCCCTGGGTGCAGAGCATCGCGGCGATGATGACCCCGAGCCACTGGCTCTACAACGTTTTTTTCGTTGCATTCATCATTTTCTTCTGTTATTTCTACACGGCTGTCACCTTCAACCCGGTCGACGTGGCTGACAACGTCAAGAAGCAGGGGGGTTACATCCCCGGCATCCGCCCCGGGAAGGCTACCGCCGAATACATCGATACCACCCTCAGCCGTCTGACCTTTGCCGGAGCGATCTACGTCTCGGCCGTCTGCGTGCTGCCGACGATCCTGATCGGCCAGTTCAACGTGCCGTTCTTTTTCGGCGGAACTTCGCTGCTGATCGTCGTCGGTGTCGGTCTCGACACCGCCTCCCAGATCGAGGCGCACCTGATCTCCCGTTCCTACGAGGGGTTCATGAAGGGCGTCACCATCAAGGGGCGGCGTGGCTAG
- a CDS encoding adenylate kinase — translation MKLILLGPPGAGKGTQAKMLTDRFSIPQISTGDILRAAVKAGTEMGLQAKACMDAGALVPDAVVVGIVRDRLQEKDCQAGFILDGFPRTVPQAEALTATLAELGKNLDAVLSLEVDVEALVERLTGRRTCRDCGRGYHVKFDPPQQAGICDACAGELMQRDDDQEATIRKRLEVYREQTLPLAGYYQELGLLTRVDGMQEIGSVQQQLLAALQAA, via the coding sequence ATGAAACTGATACTGCTCGGTCCGCCCGGTGCCGGCAAGGGTACCCAGGCCAAGATGCTGACCGACCGTTTCTCCATTCCGCAGATCTCGACCGGGGATATCCTGCGTGCCGCCGTCAAGGCCGGCACCGAGATGGGTCTTCAGGCCAAGGCCTGCATGGACGCCGGGGCCCTGGTTCCGGACGCCGTGGTGGTTGGAATTGTCCGCGATCGCCTGCAGGAGAAGGATTGCCAGGCCGGTTTCATTCTTGACGGCTTTCCGCGCACCGTCCCCCAGGCCGAAGCGCTGACCGCCACCCTGGCCGAACTCGGCAAGAACCTCGACGCCGTCCTCTCCCTTGAGGTCGATGTCGAAGCGCTGGTCGAGCGGCTGACCGGGCGGCGTACCTGCCGCGACTGCGGGCGCGGCTACCATGTCAAGTTCGACCCGCCGCAACAGGCCGGCATCTGCGACGCCTGCGCTGGCGAACTGATGCAGCGTGACGACGACCAGGAGGCGACGATCCGCAAGCGCCTCGAGGTCTACCGCGAACAGACCCTGCCTCTCGCCGGTTACTACCAGGAACTCGGCCTGCTGACCCGTGTCGACGGCATGCAGGAGATCGGCAGCGTCCAGCAGCAACTGCTGGCCGCGCTGCAGGCGGCCTGA
- the map gene encoding type I methionyl aminopeptidase: protein MIIIKSAAELDRMRVAGRIVGEILALLKERIVPGVTTAELDRLAESECRKRKVKPAFKGYGGFPFTVCASPNEKVVHGFPDATPLREGEILSIDFGVIKDGWYGDAAFTAPVGRISAEAQRLLTVTERSLAAGIAAAVPGGRLSDISHAVQTCVEAEGFSVVRDFVGHGIGRALHESPQIPNFGPAGQGPRLKPGMTLAIEPMINAGAPGVKVLGDGWTAVTLDGKLSCHFEHSVAITEHGPEILTLV from the coding sequence TTGATCATTATCAAGTCCGCCGCGGAACTCGACCGGATGCGGGTCGCCGGGCGGATCGTGGGTGAGATTCTTGCCCTGCTCAAGGAACGGATCGTGCCGGGGGTGACCACCGCCGAGCTCGACCGGCTCGCCGAGAGCGAATGCCGCAAGCGCAAGGTCAAGCCCGCCTTCAAGGGGTACGGCGGTTTTCCCTTTACGGTCTGTGCCTCGCCCAACGAAAAGGTGGTGCACGGCTTTCCCGACGCCACACCGCTGCGGGAGGGGGAGATTCTCAGTATCGACTTCGGGGTGATCAAAGACGGCTGGTATGGTGACGCCGCTTTCACCGCCCCGGTCGGCCGCATCAGCGCCGAGGCGCAACGCCTGCTGACGGTCACCGAGCGTTCCCTCGCCGCCGGGATCGCCGCTGCCGTCCCTGGCGGGCGCCTCTCCGATATCTCCCACGCGGTGCAGACCTGTGTGGAGGCGGAAGGGTTTTCGGTGGTGCGTGATTTCGTCGGCCATGGCATCGGCCGCGCCCTGCACGAATCGCCGCAGATTCCCAACTTCGGCCCGGCCGGACAGGGGCCGCGGCTCAAGCCGGGAATGACCCTGGCGATCGAACCGATGATCAATGCCGGCGCACCGGGGGTCAAGGTTCTCGGTGACGGCTGGACCGCGGTGACCCTGGACGGCAAGCTCTCCTGTCACTTCGAGCACAGCGTGGCCATCACCGAACACGGCCCGGAGATTCTGACCCTGGTCTAA
- the rpmJ gene encoding 50S ribosomal protein L36 encodes MKVRASVKTICDKCKVIKRKGIVRIICENPKHKQKQG; translated from the coding sequence ATGAAAGTCCGAGCTTCGGTCAAGACCATCTGCGACAAGTGCAAGGTCATCAAGCGCAAGGGCATCGTCCGGATTATCTGCGAGAACCCCAAGCATAAGCAGAAACAAGGCTAA
- the rpsM gene encoding 30S ribosomal protein S13, translating to MARIAGIDLPRNKRIEVALTYIYGIGRSSSQNILAKAGVDGNTRSDDLTEAEVGKLRDIIDREVRVEGDLRREISMNIKRLMDLGCYRGLRHRRGLPVRGQQTKTNARTRKGPRKTVAGKKK from the coding sequence TTGGCACGCATCGCTGGTATCGACTTACCGAGAAATAAGCGCATCGAGGTGGCCCTCACCTACATCTACGGCATCGGCCGCTCCTCGTCCCAGAACATTCTTGCCAAGGCCGGGGTCGACGGGAACACCCGTTCCGATGACCTGACCGAGGCTGAAGTCGGCAAGCTGCGCGACATCATCGACCGTGAAGTGCGGGTCGAGGGTGACCTGCGCCGGGAAATCTCCATGAACATCAAGCGTCTCATGGATCTCGGCTGCTACCGCGGGCTGCGCCACCGTCGCGGACTGCCGGTGCGCGGTCAGCAGACCAAGACCAACGCCCGCACCCGCAAGGGGCCCCGCAAGACCGTCGCCGGTAAGAAGAAATAA
- the rpsK gene encoding 30S ribosomal protein S11 has protein sequence MAKPGKKVVRKKVEKKNIANGVVHIQATFNNTIVSITDAAGNVISWATAGGQGFKGSRKSTPFAAQMAAESAAKKAQEHGLRSVEVQVKGPGAGRESALRALSAAGLAITVIKDVTPIPHNGCRPPKRRRV, from the coding sequence ATGGCTAAGCCAGGGAAAAAAGTCGTCAGAAAAAAAGTTGAGAAGAAGAATATCGCCAATGGCGTGGTCCATATCCAGGCGACCTTCAACAACACCATCGTCAGCATCACGGATGCCGCCGGGAACGTGATCTCCTGGGCCACCGCCGGTGGTCAGGGTTTCAAGGGGTCGCGCAAGAGCACTCCCTTCGCCGCCCAGATGGCTGCCGAAAGCGCCGCCAAGAAGGCCCAGGAACATGGCCTGCGCAGCGTCGAGGTACAGGTCAAGGGCCCCGGTGCCGGTCGTGAGTCGGCGCTGCGCGCCCTCTCCGCCGCCGGCCTCGCCATCACCGTGATCAAGGACGTCACGCCGATTCCGCACAACGGCTGCCGTCCCCCCAAGCGTAGAAGAGTCTAA
- the rpsD gene encoding 30S ribosomal protein S4, with protein MARYTGPVCRQCRRENMKLFLKGDRCHTDKCAVERRAYAPGQHGQGRIKVSDYGTQLREKQRMKRTYGLLEKQFRSYFVEADRLKGVTGENLLILLERRLDSIVYRIGFATSRNEARLLVRQGHFLVNGRKVNIPSFQVRVGDVVELREKSRQIARVNEALDGVMRRGVPSWVELDRAAFKGSLKTLPVRDEMTTPVFQEHLIVELYSK; from the coding sequence TTGGCCAGATATACAGGTCCCGTCTGCCGTCAGTGCAGAAGGGAAAACATGAAGCTGTTTCTCAAGGGCGATCGCTGCCATACCGACAAATGCGCCGTCGAACGCCGCGCCTACGCCCCCGGCCAGCATGGCCAGGGCCGCATCAAGGTCTCCGACTACGGTACCCAGCTGCGTGAAAAACAGCGCATGAAGCGTACCTACGGCCTGCTCGAAAAGCAGTTCCGCTCCTACTTCGTCGAGGCCGACCGCCTCAAGGGCGTGACCGGCGAGAACCTGCTGATCCTCCTCGAGCGTCGTCTCGACAGCATCGTCTACCGCATTGGTTTCGCGACCTCCCGGAACGAAGCCCGGCTGCTGGTCCGCCAGGGACACTTCCTGGTCAACGGCCGCAAGGTCAACATCCCCTCCTTCCAGGTTCGGGTCGGCGATGTGGTCGAGCTGCGCGAGAAGAGCCGCCAGATCGCCCGCGTCAACGAGGCCCTCGATGGTGTCATGCGCCGCGGCGTCCCCTCCTGGGTCGAACTCGACCGGGCCGCCTTCAAGGGGAGCCTGAAGACCCTGCCGGTGCGGGACGAGATGACCACTCCGGTCTTCCAGGAACACCTCATCGTCGAGCTTTACTCCAAGTAA
- a CDS encoding DNA-directed RNA polymerase subunit alpha: protein MYKNWRELIKPKRLQVETDTLSDTYGKFYAEPFERGFGTTLGNSLRRVLLSSLQGAAITSVRIKGVLHEFSTIPGVTEDVTDVILNLKGVLLKIHGQDSRNIRIVKKGTGVITAGDIITDSHVEILNPEHHICTCSKDADLEMDMVVANGKGYVPAERNRDEKAPVGTIPIDAIFSPIKKVNFAVSNARVGQITDYDKLTLEVVTDGSVKPEDAVAYAAKILKEQLQIFINFDEASEPSDEAASEESRKINENLYRSVEELELSVRSANCLKNANIRLIGDLVQRSEAEMLKTQNFGRKSLNEIKDILSEMGLTLGMKIDNFPDPEYLRMIQKGNEEL from the coding sequence ATGTACAAAAACTGGAGAGAACTCATCAAGCCCAAGCGCCTCCAGGTCGAGACGGATACCCTCAGCGACACCTATGGCAAGTTCTACGCCGAGCCCTTCGAGCGCGGTTTCGGTACGACCCTGGGCAACTCGCTGCGCCGTGTGCTCCTCTCCTCCCTCCAGGGTGCGGCGATCACTTCGGTGCGGATCAAGGGCGTGCTGCATGAGTTCTCGACCATTCCCGGGGTCACCGAGGACGTCACCGACGTCATCCTCAACCTCAAGGGGGTTCTGCTCAAGATTCACGGCCAGGACAGCCGCAACATCCGTATCGTCAAGAAGGGGACCGGGGTCATCACCGCCGGGGATATCATCACCGATTCCCATGTCGAGATCCTCAACCCCGAGCATCATATCTGCACCTGTTCCAAGGACGCCGACCTCGAGATGGACATGGTCGTCGCCAATGGCAAGGGGTACGTCCCCGCCGAGCGTAACCGCGACGAGAAGGCCCCGGTCGGGACGATTCCGATCGATGCCATCTTCTCGCCGATCAAGAAGGTCAACTTCGCGGTCTCCAATGCCCGCGTCGGTCAGATCACCGACTATGACAAGCTGACCCTCGAAGTCGTCACCGACGGCAGCGTCAAGCCCGAGGACGCCGTCGCCTACGCCGCCAAAATTCTCAAGGAGCAGCTGCAGATCTTCATCAACTTCGATGAGGCGAGCGAGCCCTCCGACGAGGCGGCGAGCGAAGAGAGCCGCAAGATCAACGAGAATCTCTACCGCTCGGTGGAAGAGCTCGAACTCTCGGTGCGCAGCGCCAACTGCCTGAAGAACGCCAACATCCGGCTGATCGGCGACCTGGTGCAGCGCAGCGAAGCGGAGATGCTCAAGACCCAGAACTTCGGCCGCAAGTCCCTCAACGAGATCAAGGACATCCTCTCCGAGATGGGGCTGACCCTGGGGATGAAGATCGACAACTTCCCCGATCCCGAGTACCTGCGAATGATTCAGAAAGGGAACGAGGAGCTTTAA
- the rplQ gene encoding 50S ribosomal protein L17 translates to MRHNKSGRKLGRNSSHRKAMMRNMVTSLLDSERIVTTDCRAKELRKIADRLITLGKRGDLHARRQAAETIMDKKVVAKLFDRLGPRYASRPGGYTRIIKLGNRLGDNAPQSIIELVEEEFTAKVKAPKAKPAAKKKAAPAPVVEEAAAVEEAPAAEAAAAEEAPAAEAAAAEEPKAE, encoded by the coding sequence ATGCGTCACAATAAATCCGGCCGCAAGCTCGGACGCAACTCCAGCCACCGCAAGGCCATGATGCGCAACATGGTGACCAGCCTGCTCGACTCCGAGCGGATTGTCACCACCGACTGCCGCGCCAAGGAACTGCGCAAGATTGCCGACCGCCTGATCACCCTCGGCAAGCGCGGCGACCTGCACGCCCGCCGCCAGGCTGCCGAGACGATCATGGACAAGAAGGTCGTCGCCAAGCTCTTCGACCGCCTCGGACCCCGTTACGCCAGCCGTCCCGGTGGTTACACCCGGATCATCAAGCTCGGCAACCGCCTCGGCGACAACGCGCCGCAGTCGATCATCGAGCTGGTCGAGGAAGAGTTCACCGCCAAGGTGAAGGCGCCCAAGGCCAAGCCGGCCGCGAAGAAGAAAGCTGCGCCGGCCCCGGTGGTCGAGGAAGCCGCTGCGGTCGAAGAGGCCCCGGCCGCGGAAGCCGCTGCGGCGGAAGAGGCCCCGGCCGCGGAAGCCGCTGCGGCGGAAGAGCCGAAGGCCGAGTAA
- a CDS encoding rhodanese-like domain-containing protein: protein MQARELARQLKSKQPPVVVDVRSGFEYRAGHIPGAIHAPALQILLRLAKLPADKGTQLVVTCEHGPRAQLGRTFLALSGYRNVELLDGHMNGWRRAGLPLAR from the coding sequence ATGCAGGCCAGGGAACTCGCCCGCCAGTTGAAGAGCAAACAACCGCCCGTGGTCGTCGATGTGCGCAGCGGTTTCGAATACCGCGCCGGCCACATCCCCGGCGCCATCCATGCCCCCGCGCTGCAGATCCTGCTGCGCCTGGCGAAGCTCCCTGCTGACAAGGGGACGCAGCTGGTCGTCACCTGCGAACACGGTCCCCGCGCCCAGCTCGGCAGGACCTTCCTCGCCCTCTCCGGCTACCGCAACGTCGAACTCCTCGACGGCCACATGAATGGCTGGCGCCGCGCCGGCCTGCCCCTGGCCAGGTAG
- a CDS encoding MFS transporter, producing MKFAHSATLATNLVLFSLLATGMGQSMTFALLAPLGREVGFGELQVGLIITCSSLVFTLASPVWGRFCDRWGRKPGLLVGQFGYALGCFLFALVFFVGLHGLLTGLPLYLLAISARVLMAALMSAAPSAAAAYIADTTSAGERTAGMGRLGAARTLGAILGPALSGLLVALGLLAPLYIAAGVALLSALLLALIVREPERQEPARNRRGRLKLFDRRYFPFILVGFATFFAFSMTSQTIGFYFQDRFVLDARATAQAIGMGLMASAVMSLFAQTFVVRRRAMTPTRLLRTGLPILLLGYVALLAAGSIPLLVAAMAVLGLGLGLVAPGFTAGASLAVGPGEQGAVGGLVSACPAAGFVLGPLIGTSLYQLHPTLPYLCGGLLMVPLFFYAWRIKLRPYNGAGPS from the coding sequence ATGAAATTCGCCCACTCGGCCACCCTCGCCACCAACCTCGTCCTGTTCAGTCTCCTCGCCACCGGCATGGGGCAGTCGATGACCTTCGCCCTGCTCGCCCCGCTGGGGCGGGAAGTCGGATTCGGCGAACTGCAGGTCGGCCTGATCATCACCTGCTCCTCCCTCGTCTTTACCCTCGCCAGCCCGGTCTGGGGCCGGTTCTGCGACCGCTGGGGGCGCAAGCCGGGGCTCCTCGTCGGCCAGTTCGGCTATGCCCTCGGCTGCTTTCTCTTCGCCCTCGTCTTTTTCGTCGGGCTGCACGGCCTGCTTACCGGGCTCCCCCTCTACCTGCTCGCCATCAGCGCGCGGGTGCTGATGGCGGCGCTGATGTCGGCGGCGCCGAGTGCTGCTGCCGCCTATATCGCCGACACCACCAGCGCCGGGGAGCGCACCGCCGGGATGGGGCGCCTCGGCGCCGCCCGCACCCTCGGCGCGATCCTCGGCCCGGCCCTGAGCGGCCTGCTGGTCGCCCTCGGCCTCCTCGCCCCCCTCTACATTGCCGCCGGCGTTGCCCTGCTGAGCGCGCTGCTGCTGGCGCTGATCGTCCGTGAGCCGGAGCGGCAGGAGCCGGCGCGCAACCGCCGCGGGCGCCTCAAGCTCTTCGACCGGCGCTACTTCCCCTTTATCCTGGTCGGTTTCGCGACCTTCTTCGCCTTTTCGATGACGAGCCAGACCATCGGTTTCTACTTCCAGGACCGCTTCGTCCTCGACGCCCGCGCCACCGCCCAGGCGATCGGCATGGGGCTGATGGCCTCGGCAGTGATGTCCCTCTTCGCCCAGACCTTCGTGGTGCGGCGGCGGGCGATGACGCCGACCCGGCTGCTGCGCACCGGGCTGCCGATCCTGCTGCTCGGCTACGTCGCCCTCCTCGCCGCCGGCAGCATCCCGCTGCTGGTCGCAGCTATGGCGGTGCTCGGCCTCGGCCTCGGCCTGGTCGCCCCCGGTTTCACCGCCGGCGCATCCCTCGCCGTCGGTCCGGGGGAGCAGGGGGCGGTCGGCGGCCTGGTCTCCGCCTGCCCGGCCGCCGGCTTCGTCCTCGGCCCACTGATCGGCACCAGCCTCTACCAGCTCCATCCAACCCTGCCGTACCTCTGCGGTGGCCTGCTGATGGTTCCGCTCTTCTTTTACGCCTGGCGTATTAAATTGCGGCCTTACAATGGGGCCGGGCCTTCATGA